The Chanodichthys erythropterus isolate Z2021 chromosome 12, ASM2448905v1, whole genome shotgun sequence genome contains a region encoding:
- the LOC137032724 gene encoding CD48 antigen-like isoform X2, which translates to MSLRSLLLVAIIVFITTEAVSAVDVKKAVGDRVSFRPDKLIPSVTSIIWKHINTAGITVKVIEWDEGEILIPNPRFRDITTVDEKTGQITITNLKVEHSGVYTIDINSKEQQQRFTLTVMERVPKPVIKTEKSKDNPDVVYLICEYNETIIWKNSAGETLKGSKHDPKGVTLRVKYEGNRVNFYTCTLKNTVSEETSDPLYEKDLERVPKPVIKIEKIKDNPDVVNLICEYSETIIWKNSAGETLKGSKHDPKGETLRVKYEGNRENFYTCTLKNAVSEETSDPLYEKDLVSNKGRAIAASIPWITIAIIMLLL; encoded by the exons ATGTCCCTTCGAAGCTTGTTGTTGGTCGCCATCATTGTGTTCATCACCACAGAAGCTGTTTCAg CTGTAGATGTGAAGAAAGCAGTGGGTGATCGAGTTTCTTTTCGTCCAGACAAATTAATTCCTTCTGTCACCAGCATCATCTGGAAACACATAAACACTGCTGGAATTACTGTCAAGGTGATTGAATGGGATGAAGGAGAAATTCTAATCCCGAATCCGAGATTCAGAGACATCACAACTGTTGATGAGAAGACTGGACAAATCACTATAACTAATCTAAAAGTCGAACATAGTGGAGTTTATACCATTGACATCAACAGTAAAGAGCAGCAACAGAGATTCACATTGACTGTTATGG AGCGGGTCCCCAAACCTGTGATAAAAACAGAGAAGAGTAAAGATAACCCTGATGTTGTGTATTTAATATGTGAGTACAATGAAACGATCATCTGGAAGAATTCTGCTGGAGAAACACTGAAGGGTTCAAAACACGATCCGAAAGGAGTGACTTTAAGAGTCAAATATGAAGGGAATCGAGTAAACTTCTACACCTGTACACTGAAGAACACAGTGAGTGAGGAGACCAGTGATCCGCTCTATGAGAAAGATCTGG AGCGGGTCCCCAAACCTGTGATAAAAATAGAGAAGATCAAAGATAACCCTGATGTTGTGAATTTAATATGCGAGTACAGTGAAACGATCATCTGGAAGAATTCTGCTGGAGAAACACTGAAGGGTTCAAAACACGATCCGAAAGGAGAGACTTTAAGAGTCAAATATGAAGGAAATCGTGAAAACTTCTACACCTGTACACTGAAGAACGCAGTGAGTGAGGAGACCAGTGATCCGCTCTATGAGAAAGATCTGG TATCAAACAAAGGACGTGCCATCGCAGCCTCCATTCCTTGGATCACTATAGCTATCATCATGCTTTTACTATAA
- the LOC137032724 gene encoding CD48 antigen-like isoform X3 — MRRWIMAVDVKKAVGDRVSFRPDKLIPSVTSIIWKHINTAGITVKVIEWDEGEILIPNPRFRDITTVDEKTGQITITNLKVEHSGVYTIDINSKEQQQRFTLTVMERVPKPVIKTEKSKDNPDVVYLICEYNETIIWKNSAGETLKGSKHDPKGVTLRVKYEGNRVNFYTCTLKNTVSEETSDPLYEKDLERVPKPVIKIEKIKDNPDVVNLICEYSETIIWKNSAGETLKGSKHDPKGETLRVKYEGNRENFYTCTLKNAVSEETSDPLYEKDLVSNKGRAIAASIPWITIAIIMLLL, encoded by the exons ATGAGGAGGTGGATAATGG CTGTAGATGTGAAGAAAGCAGTGGGTGATCGAGTTTCTTTTCGTCCAGACAAATTAATTCCTTCTGTCACCAGCATCATCTGGAAACACATAAACACTGCTGGAATTACTGTCAAGGTGATTGAATGGGATGAAGGAGAAATTCTAATCCCGAATCCGAGATTCAGAGACATCACAACTGTTGATGAGAAGACTGGACAAATCACTATAACTAATCTAAAAGTCGAACATAGTGGAGTTTATACCATTGACATCAACAGTAAAGAGCAGCAACAGAGATTCACATTGACTGTTATGG AGCGGGTCCCCAAACCTGTGATAAAAACAGAGAAGAGTAAAGATAACCCTGATGTTGTGTATTTAATATGTGAGTACAATGAAACGATCATCTGGAAGAATTCTGCTGGAGAAACACTGAAGGGTTCAAAACACGATCCGAAAGGAGTGACTTTAAGAGTCAAATATGAAGGGAATCGAGTAAACTTCTACACCTGTACACTGAAGAACACAGTGAGTGAGGAGACCAGTGATCCGCTCTATGAGAAAGATCTGG AGCGGGTCCCCAAACCTGTGATAAAAATAGAGAAGATCAAAGATAACCCTGATGTTGTGAATTTAATATGCGAGTACAGTGAAACGATCATCTGGAAGAATTCTGCTGGAGAAACACTGAAGGGTTCAAAACACGATCCGAAAGGAGAGACTTTAAGAGTCAAATATGAAGGAAATCGTGAAAACTTCTACACCTGTACACTGAAGAACGCAGTGAGTGAGGAGACCAGTGATCCGCTCTATGAGAAAGATCTGG TATCAAACAAAGGACGTGCCATCGCAGCCTCCATTCCTTGGATCACTATAGCTATCATCATGCTTTTACTATAA
- the LOC137032724 gene encoding CD48 antigen-like isoform X1: MSLRSLLLVSMVVFISTEAVSAVDVKKAVGDRVSFRPDKLIPSVTSIIWKHINTAGITVKVIEWDEGEILIPNPRFRDITTVDEKTGQITITNLKVEHSGVYTIDINSKEQQQRFTLTVMERVPKPVIKTEKSKDNPDVVYLICEYNETIIWKNSAGETLKGSKHDPKGVTLRVKYEGNRVNFYTCTLKNTVSEETSDPLYEKDLERVPKPVIKIEKIKDNPDVVNLICEYSETIIWKNSAGETLKGSKHDPKGETLRVKYEGNRENFYTCTLKNAVSEETSDPLYEKDLVSNKGRAIAASIPWITIAIIMLLL, encoded by the exons ATGTCACTTCGAAGCTTGTTGTTGGTCTCTATGGTTGTGTTCATCAGCACAGAAGCTGTTTCAG CTGTAGATGTGAAGAAAGCAGTGGGTGATCGAGTTTCTTTTCGTCCAGACAAATTAATTCCTTCTGTCACCAGCATCATCTGGAAACACATAAACACTGCTGGAATTACTGTCAAGGTGATTGAATGGGATGAAGGAGAAATTCTAATCCCGAATCCGAGATTCAGAGACATCACAACTGTTGATGAGAAGACTGGACAAATCACTATAACTAATCTAAAAGTCGAACATAGTGGAGTTTATACCATTGACATCAACAGTAAAGAGCAGCAACAGAGATTCACATTGACTGTTATGG AGCGGGTCCCCAAACCTGTGATAAAAACAGAGAAGAGTAAAGATAACCCTGATGTTGTGTATTTAATATGTGAGTACAATGAAACGATCATCTGGAAGAATTCTGCTGGAGAAACACTGAAGGGTTCAAAACACGATCCGAAAGGAGTGACTTTAAGAGTCAAATATGAAGGGAATCGAGTAAACTTCTACACCTGTACACTGAAGAACACAGTGAGTGAGGAGACCAGTGATCCGCTCTATGAGAAAGATCTGG AGCGGGTCCCCAAACCTGTGATAAAAATAGAGAAGATCAAAGATAACCCTGATGTTGTGAATTTAATATGCGAGTACAGTGAAACGATCATCTGGAAGAATTCTGCTGGAGAAACACTGAAGGGTTCAAAACACGATCCGAAAGGAGAGACTTTAAGAGTCAAATATGAAGGAAATCGTGAAAACTTCTACACCTGTACACTGAAGAACGCAGTGAGTGAGGAGACCAGTGATCCGCTCTATGAGAAAGATCTGG TATCAAACAAAGGACGTGCCATCGCAGCCTCCATTCCTTGGATCACTATAGCTATCATCATGCTTTTACTATAA